One window of the Candidatus Omnitrophota bacterium genome contains the following:
- a CDS encoding YggS family pyridoxal phosphate-dependent enzyme: protein MSEIRENIKRVQESIAYAAERCGRRADDILLMAVSKTCASEKVADAYGDGLRVFGENRVQEAEGKIFALHELDIQWHLIGHLQTNKVKKALALFHLIHSVDSPKLVEALQKEADKLDRTADILLEVNLGGEETKSGADVKEFENLIQAVQSAPRVHCRGLMTIPPFLDDPEDARPFFRELRELAEKYAEDFLYPGVRMELSMGMTHDFPVAIEEGATIVRVGTAIFGARFYP, encoded by the coding sequence ATGTCTGAAATTAGGGAGAATATTAAAAGAGTCCAAGAATCGATCGCTTATGCCGCCGAGCGTTGCGGGCGGAGAGCTGACGATATCCTACTGATGGCGGTAAGTAAAACCTGCGCCTCGGAAAAAGTCGCCGATGCCTACGGCGATGGATTGAGAGTATTCGGCGAAAATCGCGTGCAGGAAGCGGAAGGGAAGATATTCGCCCTTCATGAATTGGATATTCAATGGCACTTAATCGGCCATTTGCAGACGAATAAGGTCAAAAAAGCGCTCGCTCTTTTTCATCTCATCCATTCCGTCGATAGTCCCAAATTAGTAGAGGCGCTGCAAAAAGAGGCGGATAAACTGGACCGAACGGCAGATATCTTGTTGGAAGTAAATCTTGGCGGAGAAGAGACGAAGTCGGGGGCGGACGTCAAGGAATTCGAGAATTTGATCCAAGCGGTTCAATCTGCTCCCCGCGTGCATTGCCGAGGGCTTATGACGATTCCGCCCTTTTTGGACGATCCTGAAGACGCGCGGCCCTTTTTTAGGGAATTAAGGGAACTCGCCGAAAAATACGCTGAAGATTTTTTGTATCCAGGAGTCCGAATGGAATTATCGATGGGTATGACCCACGATTTTCCCGTCGCCATCGAAGAAGGCGCTACTATCGTCCGCGTTGGAACGGCGATATTCGGCGCCCGCTTTTATCCTTGA
- the recJ gene encoding single-stranded-DNA-specific exonuclease RecJ, whose translation MNSCINVHWKFKPLNESAAERIHHEAGLSPLLSRLLILRGISAINQVKEFLDPELQPLPDPFLFSEMQTAIDRILLAKEKNQRILIHGDYDVDGVTGTCILLETLWDLGIQAEHYLPDRLSEGYGLHTHHIPKFAGEYDLLVTVDCGATAHEALREAQRLGLDAIVADHHDPGAERPPALAILNPLNPEESYPSKCLCGAGVAWKLACALRAASSNRGSETNQLELAALGTVADVVPLVQENRVLLARSWECFRRMDRPGLSALMELSNIVPSQIDAAAIGFRIGPRLNAAGRMDSPESALELLITRDETRARELARWLHELNDRRRSVEKNVFDEASAIIEQNRLLDRCSRVLMASGNGWHRGVLGLAAQHLVKRYGRPVFLLSRENDKVFGSARSVDGIDLIPILHRLQPYTLSCGGHAGAAGMKMEFQRLNQFEQGLYAAAEEVWPAIITPPLQLDASLVLEQIDGHLMADLQRLHPFGHGNEEPVFYARASLDGFAASIVGNNHLRIKLRHPRGMIDAVGFGMGGRLEKLSGNEIELAFHCRANEYRGRKSIDLHLLDFAAFSRPVDIAAPNPSPSSGILDRNRLGRIYRLLDQSADENRQLVRQNAYVLVQLEKCSKNEFDTVLKIFSEIDLLALDGDKIQMKAVAEKKDLSDSPTYRSLAVKST comes from the coding sequence ATGAACTCCTGCATTAACGTCCATTGGAAATTCAAGCCGCTTAATGAATCCGCCGCCGAGCGAATTCATCACGAAGCCGGACTTTCGCCTCTTTTGTCCAGGTTGCTCATTCTTCGAGGCATAAGCGCAATCAACCAAGTTAAAGAATTCCTCGATCCCGAACTCCAACCGCTGCCCGATCCTTTTCTCTTTTCCGAAATGCAGACCGCCATCGATCGCATCCTCCTCGCCAAAGAGAAAAATCAGCGAATTCTTATTCACGGCGATTACGACGTGGACGGGGTAACGGGAACCTGCATCTTATTGGAGACGCTTTGGGATTTAGGCATTCAGGCGGAGCATTATCTCCCCGACCGTTTATCCGAGGGGTATGGCCTTCACACCCATCACATCCCCAAATTTGCAGGAGAATACGATCTTCTCGTCACGGTGGACTGCGGCGCAACGGCTCACGAGGCGCTTCGGGAAGCCCAACGGCTGGGACTCGACGCCATCGTCGCTGATCATCACGATCCCGGCGCCGAACGCCCGCCCGCCCTGGCGATTCTCAATCCTCTAAATCCGGAAGAATCCTACCCCTCCAAATGTCTCTGCGGCGCGGGGGTGGCCTGGAAACTAGCCTGCGCCTTGCGCGCCGCCTCCTCGAACCGGGGAAGCGAAACCAATCAACTAGAACTCGCGGCGTTGGGAACGGTAGCGGACGTTGTTCCCCTGGTTCAGGAAAATCGGGTTCTGTTGGCGCGTTCGTGGGAATGTTTTCGTCGAATGGACCGTCCGGGCCTTTCCGCTTTAATGGAATTATCGAACATCGTCCCTTCCCAAATCGACGCAGCGGCCATCGGCTTCCGCATCGGCCCCCGGCTAAACGCCGCCGGACGCATGGATTCGCCGGAATCGGCGCTGGAACTTCTAATCACCCGCGACGAAACGCGGGCGCGGGAACTGGCGCGCTGGCTCCACGAACTCAACGATCGGCGCCGCAGCGTAGAAAAAAACGTCTTCGACGAAGCCAGCGCCATCATTGAACAGAATCGCCTGCTCGATCGCTGCAGCCGCGTATTGATGGCCTCCGGGAACGGTTGGCATCGCGGCGTACTCGGCCTGGCGGCGCAGCATCTCGTCAAACGATACGGCCGCCCCGTTTTTCTTCTCAGCCGGGAAAACGACAAAGTGTTCGGTTCCGCTCGTTCGGTGGACGGCATCGATCTGATTCCTATCCTGCATCGTCTTCAGCCTTATACTCTATCTTGCGGCGGACACGCCGGGGCGGCGGGGATGAAAATGGAATTTCAACGCCTGAACCAATTCGAACAAGGGCTGTACGCCGCAGCGGAAGAAGTTTGGCCGGCCATCATTACGCCGCCGCTGCAGTTGGATGCGTCATTGGTTTTAGAACAGATCGACGGCCATCTCATGGCGGACCTGCAACGCCTTCACCCCTTCGGTCATGGCAATGAGGAGCCAGTATTTTACGCGCGAGCTTCCCTGGACGGCTTCGCCGCCAGCATCGTCGGAAACAACCATCTGCGCATTAAACTGCGCCACCCGCGCGGCATGATCGACGCTGTGGGCTTTGGAATGGGCGGACGTTTGGAAAAATTGAGCGGCAATGAAATCGAATTGGCGTTCCATTGCCGCGCCAACGAGTATCGAGGCCGAAAGAGCATCGATCTTCATCTATTGGATTTTGCCGCTTTTTCTCGGCCCGTAGACATTGCCGCTCCCAATCCTTCCCCTTCATCCGGCATTCTCGACCGCAATCGGCTGGGGAGAATCTACCGCTTGCTCGACCAATCCGCCGACGAGAACCGGCAACTGGTTCGCCAAAACGCCTACGTTCTCGTTCAACTTGAAAAATGTTCCAAAAACGAATTTGATACCGTTCTCAAAATCTTTTCCGAAATCGATCTCCTCGCCTTGGACGGCGACAAAATCCAGATGAAGGCGGTGGCGGAAAAGAAAGATTTGTCCGATTCTCCAACCTACCGCTCCCTAGCGGTCAAATCGACATAG